From a single Arthrobacter sp. SLBN-112 genomic region:
- a CDS encoding acylphosphatase has protein sequence MGRHERPAGDDSGQEAVRLDARVSGMVQAVGFRYWTVGQAEELGLSGEVRNLDDGSVSVVAEGPESKVRQLLEWLNSGRTPGRVDDVEASVSEASGAFRGFRAH, from the coding sequence ATGGGCAGGCATGAACGCCCGGCGGGCGATGACTCAGGCCAGGAAGCGGTGCGGCTGGACGCCCGCGTGTCCGGGATGGTGCAGGCTGTGGGCTTCCGTTACTGGACTGTGGGCCAGGCTGAGGAACTTGGGTTGTCCGGTGAAGTGAGGAACCTCGACGACGGTTCGGTTTCGGTAGTGGCCGAGGGGCCGGAGTCGAAGGTGCGGCAACTTCTGGAGTGGCTCAACTCCGGCCGCACACCGGGCCGCGTGGACGACGTGGAGGCCTCGGTGTCCGAGGCATCAGGGGCATTCCGCGGCTTCCGGGCGCACTGA
- a CDS encoding pullulanase X25 domain-containing protein → MAKSTAENTNLRLKTVLDVLTEGVWSGDALNAGQVLAEATARVPFNEHEAELLSGGIPRGHKTLTSATAKLVKAGWLVKGRSGWTITEDGMRATVAFPDADSFGAALDAGTPVPADTPVPTAPEGFVRPVSAAAATLQVPAKEEAPKKTAKKAPAKKAASAVGKAAKAIEDAVEPVVKAVRKGKASAKDKSAAAPAAAAAETSAATEPFEGPDVETLPQPEAVAVAGDFNTILGAPENWAPQYDEAQMEFDFLDQLWKKSAELPAGFYTFKIALNRSWTENYGAFGVFDGPNHELHHAGGTVTIRYNHATRDITIN, encoded by the coding sequence ATGGCCAAGTCCACCGCAGAAAACACCAACCTTCGACTCAAGACCGTGCTGGATGTCCTGACCGAAGGCGTGTGGTCCGGCGATGCACTGAACGCAGGCCAGGTCCTGGCGGAAGCAACTGCCCGGGTGCCGTTCAACGAGCACGAGGCAGAACTCCTCAGCGGCGGCATCCCGCGCGGGCACAAGACCCTCACCTCCGCCACTGCCAAGTTGGTCAAGGCCGGCTGGCTGGTCAAGGGCCGGTCCGGCTGGACCATCACTGAGGACGGCATGCGCGCCACAGTTGCTTTCCCTGATGCTGATTCCTTCGGCGCAGCGCTCGACGCCGGCACGCCCGTCCCTGCCGACACTCCCGTTCCGACGGCTCCCGAGGGCTTTGTCCGCCCGGTTTCCGCCGCCGCGGCAACGCTTCAGGTTCCGGCGAAGGAGGAGGCTCCGAAAAAGACCGCCAAGAAGGCGCCTGCGAAGAAGGCAGCGTCGGCTGTCGGCAAGGCAGCCAAGGCGATCGAAGACGCCGTTGAGCCCGTGGTGAAGGCGGTCCGCAAGGGCAAGGCCTCAGCCAAGGACAAGTCTGCAGCGGCGCCCGCTGCAGCTGCCGCCGAAACCTCCGCCGCCACGGAGCCGTTCGAGGGCCCGGACGTCGAAACACTTCCGCAGCCCGAAGCTGTGGCCGTGGCTGGTGACTTCAACACCATCCTGGGCGCCCCGGAGAACTGGGCGCCGCAGTACGACGAAGCACAGATGGAGTTCGACTTCCTGGACCAGCTGTGGAAGAAGAGCGCTGAGCTTCCTGCCGGCTTCTACACCTTCAAGATCGCCCTGAACCGGTCCTGGACGGAGAACTACGGCGCTTTCGGCGTGTTCGATGGCCCCAACCACGAACTGCACCATGCCGGTGGCACGGTGACCATCCGCTACAACCACGCCACCCGCGACATCACCATCAACTAA